A stretch of Sinorhizobium meliloti DNA encodes these proteins:
- a CDS encoding extensin family protein, with translation MAYVSLLHRPLAALLLSIPLVACTTDVLAPPARIDGSSRVGAIRPAPAAMPEQEVAAYPSSEPVAMASQTSVAPVSDNAAVAPQGQVAAAGSMTVPPEGVNMDAMLGVEPVVGLAQEQAGEIAEGNTTQPVVAGIGDSDVRQLAGAPQPVPVAEANPGYDPDLPPLAPAQSAAEEANRTHVLQPQRATRTEQPQQVAFIPRARSPVSTPEYTGEMPGSEVACRQRLKKLGVVFRDVPRVHNGPSCGIDYPIELSGLSGNIGVKPAVKLNCQVTEAFAKWVKYELAPSSRYRYWSGVKTIKPLGGYSCRTMNSRRGNPMSEHARGNAIDVGKFVLKNGKEIDVRRKGLFAFRERGLLKAVRTDSCKYFNTVLGPGSDPFHKDHFHFDLRTRKSAYRHCD, from the coding sequence ATGGCGTATGTTTCTCTTCTTCATCGTCCATTGGCGGCGCTGCTGTTGTCCATTCCACTCGTTGCCTGCACGACCGACGTGCTTGCGCCACCGGCCAGGATCGACGGGAGCTCTCGTGTCGGCGCGATCAGGCCGGCGCCTGCAGCCATGCCGGAGCAGGAAGTCGCTGCCTATCCGTCGTCAGAGCCGGTCGCCATGGCCAGCCAGACCTCGGTTGCCCCGGTTTCCGATAATGCGGCCGTTGCGCCGCAGGGCCAGGTCGCCGCGGCCGGATCGATGACGGTTCCGCCCGAGGGGGTGAACATGGACGCCATGCTCGGCGTCGAACCGGTCGTCGGCCTGGCGCAGGAGCAGGCCGGTGAAATCGCCGAGGGGAATACGACGCAGCCGGTCGTGGCCGGTATCGGCGACAGCGATGTGCGCCAGCTTGCCGGAGCGCCGCAGCCGGTACCGGTGGCTGAGGCGAATCCCGGCTATGATCCCGACCTGCCGCCCCTTGCGCCCGCGCAGAGCGCGGCCGAGGAAGCGAATCGAACGCATGTACTCCAGCCGCAGCGGGCGACGCGCACCGAGCAGCCGCAGCAGGTCGCTTTCATACCGCGCGCCCGCAGCCCGGTGTCGACGCCGGAATATACCGGCGAAATGCCGGGCTCGGAGGTCGCGTGCAGGCAGCGGTTGAAGAAGCTCGGGGTCGTCTTCCGCGACGTTCCGCGAGTCCATAACGGACCGTCCTGTGGCATCGACTACCCGATCGAACTCAGCGGCCTTTCCGGCAATATCGGCGTCAAGCCCGCGGTGAAGCTCAATTGCCAGGTGACGGAAGCCTTCGCCAAATGGGTGAAGTATGAGCTCGCGCCATCGTCGCGCTACCGTTACTGGTCGGGCGTCAAGACGATCAAGCCGCTCGGCGGCTATTCCTGCCGGACGATGAACTCCCGGCGCGGCAATCCCATGTCGGAACATGCGCGCGGCAACGCGATAGACGTCGGCAAGTTCGTGCTGAAAAACGGCAAGGAAATCGATGTACGCAGGAAAGGTCTCTTCGCTTTCCGCGAAAGAGGGCTCTTGAAGGCCGTGCGCACCGATAGCTGCAAGTATTTCAACACCGTGCTCGGCCCCGGCAGCGATCCTTTCCACAAAGACCATTTCCACTTCGATCTGAGGACGCGCAAATCCGCCTACCGGCATTGCGACTAG
- a CDS encoding NAD(P)-binding domain-containing protein, producing MNAIGTEGTKMTGIIGAGRMAQAVGSIAVKAGHQVMLSNSRRPKRSGVSAIGCEVGTVDDVAAFGEMLIAPIHLQLLSANPATPLKKKAALNPQNSFPHLGPVPELDSVEFATAKVLPRLLPGSKW from the coding sequence ATGAACGCCATAGGCACGGAAGGAACAAAGATGACCGGGATCATAGGCGCGGGTCGAATGGCACAGGCCGTTGGATCGATTGCGGTGAAAGCCGGTCATCAGGTCATGTTGAGCAATTCCAGACGACCGAAACGATCCGGCGTATCGGCCATCGGTTGCGAGGTCGGGACGGTGGATGACGTTGCCGCGTTCGGTGAAATGCTTATCGCGCCGATCCATCTGCAATTGTTGTCGGCCAATCCGGCAACGCCGCTAAAGAAAAAGGCTGCGCTGAACCCGCAGAACTCCTTCCCGCATCTTGGTCCAGTGCCGGAACTGGACAGCGTTGAGTTTGCGACCGCCAAGGTGCTGCCAAGGCTCCTTCCGGGTTCCAAGTGGTGA
- a CDS encoding LysR substrate-binding domain-containing protein produces the protein MVDNSRALLDAYEDGTLDAVIVRSDDDRRDGEVLGPEHFGWFASSDFEHHTGEPLRIASHPSCCTVREVATRLLDAASIRWTEVFVGGTSAVTAALSAGLAVAAFPCRLATADMIEVSQMLNLPSIPSLSIVLHSSLTDPKTRETLRAITAAFSEHRRNSNKQISLVPSEWPDGKRPDKERPANDNRPTDGDAGNETDVAARLAVVLSIPA, from the coding sequence TTGGTCGATAATTCGCGCGCACTGCTGGACGCCTATGAGGACGGAACGCTGGACGCCGTGATCGTGCGCAGCGACGACGACCGGCGGGACGGAGAAGTGCTCGGCCCCGAGCATTTCGGGTGGTTCGCGTCATCGGATTTCGAGCATCACACTGGCGAGCCGTTGCGGATCGCAAGTCATCCTTCGTGCTGTACGGTTCGAGAAGTGGCGACACGCTTGCTCGATGCCGCTTCGATTCGGTGGACCGAGGTATTCGTTGGCGGCACCTCGGCGGTGACGGCAGCATTGTCCGCCGGTCTTGCGGTTGCTGCATTCCCTTGTCGGCTGGCAACTGCGGACATGATCGAGGTTAGCCAGATGCTCAACCTGCCGTCAATTCCGTCATTGTCCATCGTTCTGCACTCGTCCCTGACTGACCCCAAAACGCGCGAAACACTTCGCGCGATCACCGCGGCGTTCAGTGAGCATCGCAGGAACAGCAACAAGCAAATCAGCCTCGTTCCCTCGGAGTGGCCGGACGGAAAGCGCCCCGACAAAGAGAGGCCGGCTAATGACAATCGCCCAACTGATGGAGATGCCGGCAACGAAACCGACGTCGCCGCGCGGCTCGCGGTGGTGCTGTCCATCCCCGCCTGA
- a CDS encoding DUF1778 domain-containing protein, whose protein sequence is MAQTLPNRDDRIELRTTREEKRLLTAAAAHERLDVTSFIMRAVLPAALDVVENAERISLSERDSLRLLDLLENPPAPTPALLAAARRRIARGGKSA, encoded by the coding sequence ATGGCCCAGACGCTTCCCAACCGTGACGACCGCATCGAATTGCGCACCACGCGCGAGGAAAAACGGCTTCTCACCGCCGCCGCCGCCCATGAGCGGCTGGACGTGACCAGCTTCATCATGCGCGCTGTTCTGCCCGCCGCCCTCGATGTGGTCGAGAACGCCGAACGCATCTCGCTCTCGGAGCGGGACTCCTTGCGCCTGCTCGACCTTCTGGAAAACCCGCCCGCTCCGACGCCGGCTCTGCTTGCCGCAGCACGCCGCCGCATTGCCCGAGGCGGGAAGAGTGCTTGA
- a CDS encoding acetyltransferase — translation MLDWREEPIGRNHDRKAFDCGTPELNEYLRRHARQNHEGGGSKTFVAVAPSAPESILGYYSISPASIAFAKVPDFLTKRLGRYEVAVYRLARLAVALPLQGQGLGGDLLLAAGARALAVAAQVGGVALAIDAKDEKAARWYERFGAMPLLDSSPLSLILPFKTIIDALDAAQSE, via the coding sequence GTGCTTGACTGGCGCGAAGAGCCCATCGGACGCAACCATGACCGCAAGGCGTTCGATTGCGGCACGCCGGAACTGAACGAATATCTGCGCCGACATGCCCGCCAGAACCATGAGGGCGGCGGCTCCAAGACCTTCGTGGCGGTGGCTCCGTCCGCGCCCGAAAGCATCCTCGGCTACTATTCCATCAGCCCTGCCTCGATTGCCTTCGCAAAGGTCCCCGATTTCCTGACCAAAAGGCTGGGGCGCTACGAGGTCGCCGTTTACCGGCTTGCCCGTCTGGCCGTAGCGCTGCCATTGCAGGGTCAGGGGCTTGGCGGCGATCTGTTGCTGGCAGCGGGCGCGCGGGCGCTGGCCGTGGCCGCGCAGGTCGGCGGGGTGGCGCTGGCTATCGACGCCAAGGATGAAAAGGCGGCGCGCTGGTACGAGCGTTTCGGCGCAATGCCACTGCTTGACAGCAGCCCGCTCAGCCTGATCCTGCCGTTCAAGACCATCATCGACGCTCTGGACGCCGCGCAGAGCGAATAA
- a CDS encoding ArsR/SmtB family transcription factor, producing MGTVTKFRNIRPCMTERADEAAALLKAAANQNRLMILCTLIEGEHSVGQLEEMLGIRQPSLSQQLTVLREAGIVATRRDAKQIFYRLAEEKAVRLVMALYQIFCR from the coding sequence ATGGGAACGGTGACCAAATTCCGGAATATACGCCCTTGCATGACCGAAAGGGCAGACGAAGCTGCGGCGCTGCTCAAGGCGGCGGCGAACCAGAACCGGCTGATGATCCTGTGCACGCTCATCGAAGGCGAGCACTCGGTCGGTCAGCTGGAAGAGATGCTCGGCATCCGCCAACCGTCCTTGTCGCAACAGCTGACCGTGTTGCGTGAGGCTGGTATCGTCGCAACACGACGCGACGCCAAACAGATCTTTTACCGGCTCGCCGAGGAGAAGGCCGTAAGGCTGGTAATGGCGCTCTATCAGATATTCTGCCGCTGA
- a CDS encoding ABC transporter ATP-binding protein encodes MAPIVSVSNLSKTYASGFQALKGVSLDIEEGEILALLGPNGAGKTTLISIVCGIVNATGGKVTVGGNDVVRDFRQTRAMIGLVPQELTTDAFETVWNTVSFSRGLHGKKPDPAHIEKVLKDLSLWNKKDSTLRELSGGMKRRVLIAKALSHEPRVLFLDEPTAGVDVSLRKSMWEVVQRLRASGVTIILTTHYIEEAEEIADRIAVINSGEILLVEDKNALMTKLGRKQLRVDLAQPLERVPDSLASYNLLLEGEGERLIYEYDTSADRTGITSLLAALAEAGIRLRDISTRQSSLEDIFVEIVEAGR; translated from the coding sequence ATGGCGCCAATCGTTTCCGTCTCCAATCTGTCGAAGACCTATGCCTCGGGGTTCCAGGCTCTGAAAGGCGTCAGCCTCGACATCGAGGAGGGCGAAATTCTTGCCCTCCTCGGTCCGAACGGCGCCGGCAAGACGACGCTCATCTCGATCGTCTGCGGTATCGTCAATGCGACGGGCGGCAAGGTTACCGTCGGCGGCAACGACGTCGTGCGCGACTTCCGCCAGACGCGGGCGATGATAGGCCTGGTGCCGCAGGAACTGACCACCGATGCTTTCGAGACCGTGTGGAACACCGTTTCCTTCTCGCGCGGGCTTCACGGCAAGAAGCCGGATCCGGCGCATATCGAAAAGGTGCTGAAAGACCTCTCGCTCTGGAACAAGAAGGACAGCACGCTGCGCGAGCTTTCCGGCGGCATGAAGCGGCGCGTGCTGATCGCCAAGGCGCTCTCGCACGAGCCGCGCGTCCTTTTCCTCGATGAGCCGACGGCCGGTGTCGACGTCAGCCTGCGCAAGAGCATGTGGGAGGTCGTCCAGCGGCTGCGCGCTTCGGGCGTGACGATCATTCTGACGACGCACTACATCGAGGAAGCGGAGGAGATCGCCGACCGGATCGCGGTGATCAACAGCGGCGAGATACTGCTCGTCGAGGACAAGAACGCGCTGATGACGAAACTCGGACGCAAGCAGCTGCGCGTCGATCTGGCCCAACCTCTGGAGCGGGTTCCCGATTCTCTCGCCTCCTACAATTTGTTGCTTGAGGGCGAAGGCGAACGCCTGATCTATGAATACGACACCAGCGCTGACCGGACGGGCATCACGTCGCTGCTCGCAGCCCTGGCCGAGGCGGGCATTAGGCTCCGGGACATTTCCACGAGGCAGAGTTCGCTCGAGGATATTTTCGTTGAGATCGTGGAGGCGGGGCGATGA